The Chelonia mydas isolate rCheMyd1 chromosome 3, rCheMyd1.pri.v2, whole genome shotgun sequence genome includes a region encoding these proteins:
- the NUS1 gene encoding dehydrodolichyl diphosphate synthase complex subunit NUS1 isoform X3, producing the protein MSGACELVWRLLHALLCLLRALLSWLRGRLRSGPRSWLWRWWRRAASAAASCALLAPAAGAFAFHKPGAARRVPGGRGRWRWDGRSLEKLPVHMGLVVTEEEPSYADMASLVVWCMAVGISYVSVYDHHGIFKRNNARLMDEILKQQQELLGLDCSKYTVEFANQDKTDQGNKGFPDPDLILKFGPVDSTLGFLPWHIRLTEIISLPSHLNISYEDFFSALHHYAACEQRWGK; encoded by the exons ATGAGCGGCGCGTGCGAGCTGGTGTGGCGCCTGCTGCACGCCCTGCTCTGTCTGCTGCGCGCGCTGCTCTCGTGGCTCCGCGGGCGGCTGCGGAGCGGCCCCCGCTCGTGGCTCTGGCGCTGGTGGCGCCGCGCGGCCTCTGCCGCCGCCTCCTGCGCGCTCCTGGCGCCCGCCGCCGGGGCCTTCGCCTTCCACAAGCCGGGCGCGGCGCGGCGGGTGCCTGGCGGGCGCGGGCGGTGGCGCTGGGACGGGCGGTCCCTGGAGAAGCTGCCGGTGCACATGGGGCTGGTGGTGACCGAGGAGGAGCCGAGCTACGCGGACATGGCCAGCCTGGTGGTGTGGTGCATGGCGGTGGGCATCTCCTACGTCAGCGTCTACGACCACCACG GAATCTTCAAGAGGAATAACGCAAGGCTGATGGATGAaattttaaaacagcagcagGAACTCTTGGGTCTAGATTGCTCCAAATATACAGTGGAATTTGCAAATCAAGACAAAACAGACCAAG gtAATAAAGGTTTCCCTGACCCTGATTTAATTTTGAAGTTTGGTCCTGTGGACAGCACATTAGGATTCCTTCCCTGGCACATCAGACTAACAGAGATCAT TTCTTTGCCTTCACACCTGAACATCAgctatgaagattttttttctgctctccATCACTATGCAGCCTGTGAGCAGCGTTGGGGAAAATGA
- the NUS1 gene encoding dehydrodolichyl diphosphate synthase complex subunit NUS1 isoform X1 → MSGACELVWRLLHALLCLLRALLSWLRGRLRSGPRSWLWRWWRRAASAAASCALLAPAAGAFAFHKPGAARRVPGGRGRWRWDGRSLEKLPVHMGLVVTEEEPSYADMASLVVWCMAVGISYVSVYDHHGIFKRNNARLMDEILKQQQELLGLDCSKYTVEFANQDKTDQVLNCQSTLKVLSPEDGKADIVRAAQNFCQLVAQQQRKYTDLDVNVLDNLLSSNKGFPDPDLILKFGPVDSTLGFLPWHIRLTEIISLPSHLNISYEDFFSALHHYAACEQRWGK, encoded by the exons ATGAGCGGCGCGTGCGAGCTGGTGTGGCGCCTGCTGCACGCCCTGCTCTGTCTGCTGCGCGCGCTGCTCTCGTGGCTCCGCGGGCGGCTGCGGAGCGGCCCCCGCTCGTGGCTCTGGCGCTGGTGGCGCCGCGCGGCCTCTGCCGCCGCCTCCTGCGCGCTCCTGGCGCCCGCCGCCGGGGCCTTCGCCTTCCACAAGCCGGGCGCGGCGCGGCGGGTGCCTGGCGGGCGCGGGCGGTGGCGCTGGGACGGGCGGTCCCTGGAGAAGCTGCCGGTGCACATGGGGCTGGTGGTGACCGAGGAGGAGCCGAGCTACGCGGACATGGCCAGCCTGGTGGTGTGGTGCATGGCGGTGGGCATCTCCTACGTCAGCGTCTACGACCACCACG GAATCTTCAAGAGGAATAACGCAAGGCTGATGGATGAaattttaaaacagcagcagGAACTCTTGGGTCTAGATTGCTCCAAATATACAGTGGAATTTGCAAATCAAGACAAAACAGACCAAG TTTTAAATTGCCAATCTACATTGAAGGTGCTGTCCCCAGAAGATGGAAAGGCAGACATAGTGAGAGCTGCTCAGAACTTCTGCCAGTTGGTAGCACAACAGCAAAGAAAATATACAGACCTGGATGTGAATGTCTTAGACAACTTACTAAGTA gtAATAAAGGTTTCCCTGACCCTGATTTAATTTTGAAGTTTGGTCCTGTGGACAGCACATTAGGATTCCTTCCCTGGCACATCAGACTAACAGAGATCAT TTCTTTGCCTTCACACCTGAACATCAgctatgaagattttttttctgctctccATCACTATGCAGCCTGTGAGCAGCGTTGGGGAAAATGA
- the NUS1 gene encoding dehydrodolichyl diphosphate synthase complex subunit NUS1 isoform X2 — protein MSGACELVWRLLHALLCLLRALLSWLRGRLRSGPRSWLWRWWRRAASAAASCALLAPAAGAFAFHKPGAARRVPGGRGRWRWDGRSLEKLPVHMGLVVTEEEPSYADMASLVVWCMAVGISYVSVYDHHVLNCQSTLKVLSPEDGKADIVRAAQNFCQLVAQQQRKYTDLDVNVLDNLLSSNKGFPDPDLILKFGPVDSTLGFLPWHIRLTEIISLPSHLNISYEDFFSALHHYAACEQRWGK, from the exons ATGAGCGGCGCGTGCGAGCTGGTGTGGCGCCTGCTGCACGCCCTGCTCTGTCTGCTGCGCGCGCTGCTCTCGTGGCTCCGCGGGCGGCTGCGGAGCGGCCCCCGCTCGTGGCTCTGGCGCTGGTGGCGCCGCGCGGCCTCTGCCGCCGCCTCCTGCGCGCTCCTGGCGCCCGCCGCCGGGGCCTTCGCCTTCCACAAGCCGGGCGCGGCGCGGCGGGTGCCTGGCGGGCGCGGGCGGTGGCGCTGGGACGGGCGGTCCCTGGAGAAGCTGCCGGTGCACATGGGGCTGGTGGTGACCGAGGAGGAGCCGAGCTACGCGGACATGGCCAGCCTGGTGGTGTGGTGCATGGCGGTGGGCATCTCCTACGTCAGCGTCTACGACCACCACG TTTTAAATTGCCAATCTACATTGAAGGTGCTGTCCCCAGAAGATGGAAAGGCAGACATAGTGAGAGCTGCTCAGAACTTCTGCCAGTTGGTAGCACAACAGCAAAGAAAATATACAGACCTGGATGTGAATGTCTTAGACAACTTACTAAGTA gtAATAAAGGTTTCCCTGACCCTGATTTAATTTTGAAGTTTGGTCCTGTGGACAGCACATTAGGATTCCTTCCCTGGCACATCAGACTAACAGAGATCAT TTCTTTGCCTTCACACCTGAACATCAgctatgaagattttttttctgctctccATCACTATGCAGCCTGTGAGCAGCGTTGGGGAAAATGA